The Candidatus Omnitrophota bacterium nucleotide sequence CTGGTATACCTTCTTTGATTTGGCGGCTGCGGCCAAGGGACGCCTGCCGGACGAACTGTTGGAGGATGATCGGCTCGTGGCGAAGCTGCCGCTCGTCTTCAGGACCCTACGAGGGAAGCGCCTCACAGGCAAGCAACTCGATGAGCTGGTAAAGAAGGTCAAGGGTGAGTGATATCGTGCATGTCGCTCAACGTCCCACACTTGACCTACAACCAGCTTCGAGCCGCAGCAGAGGCGTTTCTCAAGCGCTACCACTCTTCCAGGAAGATTCCGATCCCAATCGAGCAGATCATTGAGTGTCAGATGAGGCTCGACATCATCCCGCTGCCTGGCTTGCTCGAGGCCTACGACGTGGACGGCTTCACCTCCAGCGATCTCTCAGAGATTTCAGTTGACCAGTTCGTCTACGAGCATCGGCCCAGCCGCTACCGGTTTACGCTGGCGCATGAAGTGGGCCATGTCGTGCTCCACGCCGACCTCTTCAAGGCCCATCGTTTTCGAGGGATCGACACCTGGAAGCGTTTCCTCATGGGCGTGCCGGAGTTAAACTACACCCGCCTGGAATGGCAGGCGTACAGCTTCGGCGGCTTGGTGTTAGTGCCAGGCGACGTGCTACAACAGGAGTTCAAGCTGGTGGCGAAACAGGTGAAAGCGCAAGGGCTGTCGAAGGAGACCGATTTTGCCAAAGCCCTGATGACTGACATGGTGGCGACACGCTTTGGCGTCTCCAGCGAAGTGATCGACCGCCGGCTGAACTTCGACCAAATCCGATTAACCGATCTCTGGGAGTGAGGGGCGATGTACCAGATCAAGGACGAGGCCGATCGGCAGAAGACCCTGGAGCACATCAAGGGCTTCAAGGCGCAAATCGAACGCGTCCGGCAAAAGCACGGCCCGGAGCGATCCCGAAACTTCAAGACAATGGCCGAGCAAATGATCAAGCAGTTTGAGGAACAGGTCAAAACCTACGACCAGCTCAAACAAAGAAATTAATCCTGCAACATATCCTACCTCCCATGGCGCTACTGGGTGAGTGAGGGGAGCTGCGCGAGCAGCTTCTGGAACTCCTCGAGCTGGCGCGCCGGGTCGTCGATTTGAGTCAGCGGGCGCAGGCGGTTTTCGCTGAAGAAGTGGATCGTCGGCTGGTCGGTCAGGCGCAGAAGCTGTTCCTGGATTTCTGGGGCCAGCCGCAGCAGGCTCATGACCTGGGTGATGCGAACCCGGGAAACGCCCATTTCACGAGCGAGGTCGGCTTGCGTTTTCACGAAGGGGTCGCGCTGAAGGATGCTGGCATAACGGCGAGCTTCCAAGAGCGGCGACGTGTAGACTCGCTCGGGCACGATTGGCGGCGGGGTCCATTGGAATACGATGCGCCGACCGGTGCCGCCGCGCCGAGTAGGGCGCTTCTCGATCGTTTGATACACGCGAAAGACTTGCCACCATGCCGGGTCAGAAATGGTGCAGTGAGTGGCCAACACGGGGAGCCATCGTAACGGCTCAGAGCGGACGCCTCCGTCACGGAAGTTGTCCGCTCGAGTCGTTTATGGGGCAGACAGTTGTGAAGATCGGCCGCAGGATGATATGCGCGCACCGTGAGCCGACACTCCGGGGAGTGGTTCGACTCGCTTCGCTCGCTCAGGACTACGCAGCGGCCAGCAGAATCATTTTCCTCCGCAGTTTCGGATCCCGAAAGTACGGGTTCGTCTCACTCAGCGGCTTCTCTTTGCCCTTCATTGTTATCCCCCAGTAGAGCTGTATTACAAGCCAAAACACGTATAAATTTGTTGACTAAATGATAAATATACAAGTATACTAGCTATAGCATGTCAATAAGTCAAACTGTCGTCAAAGCTCAGAAGAAGATGCTACAGGCTGTAGCCAAGGCCGATCTCCCTGTCTATCTGGCCGCAGGAACGGCCCTTGCCATCCGGTGCGGCCATCGGTACTCGGAAGACCTTGATTTCTTTACCCAGCGCTGGAGCCAAGCCCTGCACCGGAAACTGTCCAAGCAGATCGAGCGAGCCACCACGTTTCCGTTCCGGCTCCTGGACGAGCGGATTAAGCTTCGCCTGGCAAAGGTAGCGGCTTATGAATTCAGCATTACCAAGAGAGCATTTTTAAAGGTGGATGTCATCGAAGACTTTGATCCGTTGCTGCAGCCGGTTGAGCCGGATGGTATTGCTTCAATGGATGACCTTTACCTACGAAAAGTACGGGCTGTCATCGGCTGGACTACCAACCCGTCTTCAACCGGACAGATGGTGGCTGGTGGCCGGCAAGATGCCAAAGATCTCTTTGACCTGTGGTATCTGTCGACCCATTATGCGCCGCTGCATGAGTGGTTTCCAGCGCACTTTACCAAGCAGGACTATCAGCGGCTGGCCCGATGGTTGCAGACCATGACCGGCCAAGGGACGACGTTTGCCTTACTTGATGTCGCACCAGGCTGTGATACCAAGCAGATTATGCGTCACATGGAACAACAGGTGTATGAGCGTCTGAACCGTCGATACGTGCGATATGAAACGTGAAAATTGGTACTGGGACTTGAGGATGCCCTTCGAGAAGATTCGGGAGATCCTGACCGATGAGCAGAATCCCAAATTTCCTCGGATTGCTGCTCGTCTGCTGTCGCGGGTTGATGATCCCGAGCAGGTGTTTTCCCTGATCAAGCCGCTCGCATTCTGCCGTCGGTTTTACGCTATTCAGCAAGAGATCAATAAGGACGAGTGGACCAAGGAGAAAGGGGCGTTCTGGCGGGCGACCTACGAACGGTATAGCCGCGAGTTTCAACGCTCCGGTATCCGGCTTCGGCAGCGGCAGCCTCGTGAACGCGATCCGTTTATTGACGATCTGGCCGGCAAGTTGCGGGAATGCCGCGAGGCGATGAACCTCTCGCAAGGTCAGGTCGCAGAGATGCTGGACTGCAGCCAGCAGTTTGTCTCCGGTATCGAGCAGGGGCGGGAGAAGATTACGATTGATTATCTCCGGCGATTCGCGGCCAAGACAGGGTGTGAC carries:
- a CDS encoding ImmA/IrrE family metallo-endopeptidase yields the protein MSLNVPHLTYNQLRAAAEAFLKRYHSSRKIPIPIEQIIECQMRLDIIPLPGLLEAYDVDGFTSSDLSEISVDQFVYEHRPSRYRFTLAHEVGHVVLHADLFKAHRFRGIDTWKRFLMGVPELNYTRLEWQAYSFGGLVLVPGDVLQQEFKLVAKQVKAQGLSKETDFAKALMTDMVATRFGVSSEVIDRRLNFDQIRLTDLWE
- a CDS encoding nucleotidyl transferase AbiEii/AbiGii toxin family protein — protein: MSISQTVVKAQKKMLQAVAKADLPVYLAAGTALAIRCGHRYSEDLDFFTQRWSQALHRKLSKQIERATTFPFRLLDERIKLRLAKVAAYEFSITKRAFLKVDVIEDFDPLLQPVEPDGIASMDDLYLRKVRAVIGWTTNPSSTGQMVAGGRQDAKDLFDLWYLSTHYAPLHEWFPAHFTKQDYQRLARWLQTMTGQGTTFALLDVAPGCDTKQIMRHMEQQVYERLNRRYVRYET